The following proteins come from a genomic window of Ilumatobacter coccineus YM16-304:
- a CDS encoding metal ABC transporter substrate-binding protein translates to MFASNLTSRVRIVAILSSVTLLMAACGSSESASDADESDRLTVVTTVAPITSIAANIIGDRADIVGLVPEGTNSHTFEPSPSAAEVLSEGDAIFINGLQLEEPTKRLALAARGDDVPLVELGDLTIEPDEYRYDFSFPESEGKPNPHLWTDPTLVKVYADIIRDTMTDVDPSGSDHYDENYEAFAALVDEFDEAVTAALDTVPVGNRKLVTYHDAYAYFADTYGWTVVGAIQPSDFGEPTPSEVVALIEQIEAESVPAIFGSEVFPSAVLEQVANETGASYIDDLRDDDLPGAPGEVDHSWLGLMKFNFVTMTEALGGDATDLATFEVRDVAPDEATYPQ, encoded by the coding sequence GTGTTCGCGAGCAACCTCACGTCCCGTGTCCGAATCGTTGCGATCTTGTCGAGCGTGACGCTGTTGATGGCGGCATGTGGCTCGTCGGAATCGGCGAGCGACGCCGACGAATCGGACCGGCTCACGGTGGTCACCACCGTCGCCCCGATCACGTCGATCGCTGCGAACATCATCGGCGACCGCGCCGACATCGTGGGGCTCGTGCCCGAGGGGACGAACTCCCACACCTTCGAACCATCGCCATCGGCCGCCGAGGTGCTGAGCGAGGGCGACGCCATCTTCATCAACGGCCTGCAACTCGAGGAGCCGACGAAGCGTCTGGCACTCGCGGCACGGGGCGACGACGTCCCTCTCGTCGAGTTGGGCGATCTCACCATCGAGCCGGACGAGTACCGCTACGACTTCTCCTTTCCCGAGAGCGAAGGAAAGCCCAACCCGCACCTCTGGACCGACCCGACGCTCGTCAAGGTCTACGCGGACATCATCCGAGACACGATGACCGACGTCGACCCGTCGGGATCCGACCACTACGACGAGAACTACGAGGCGTTCGCCGCACTCGTCGACGAGTTCGACGAGGCGGTGACGGCAGCGCTCGACACCGTCCCGGTCGGCAATCGCAAGCTCGTCACGTATCACGACGCCTACGCCTACTTCGCCGACACCTACGGCTGGACGGTCGTCGGAGCGATTCAGCCCTCCGACTTCGGCGAGCCCACCCCGTCGGAAGTCGTTGCGTTGATCGAGCAGATCGAAGCGGAGTCGGTGCCCGCCATCTTCGGATCCGAGGTGTTCCCGTCGGCCGTGCTCGAGCAGGTCGCCAACGAGACGGGTGCCAGCTACATCGACGACCTGCGTGACGACGACCTGCCGGGCGCCCCTGGCGAGGTCGACCACTCGTGGCTCGGCCTGATGAAGTTCAACTTCGTCACCATGACTGAAGCGCTGGGCGGCGACGCCACCGACCTCGCCACCTTCGAGGTGCGTGATGTCGCACCCGACGAAGCGACCTATCCCCAGTGA
- a CDS encoding metal ABC transporter ATP-binding protein: protein MTDTPLITADGLTVSYGAGVVLDDVSVTIAPGDLIGIVGPSGSGKSTLLKALLGDLEPTSGTVTRRPDVHVGLVPQVERIDWNFPVTVSECIGMARARGLRTPWITKAERGEIAAVLDRLGLHGLGDRHIRDLSGGQQQRVFIARAVFSGAKVLFLDEPTSGLDVTTRHEVLHLLRDLNADGFTIVLSTHDLNGIATHLPIIVCLNKSVIGAGDPDSVLTPDVLERTYGSPMQVLEHGGMRVVVETGPEASVLPFRSAAGR from the coding sequence GTGACCGACACGCCCCTGATCACCGCCGACGGACTGACCGTCTCGTATGGCGCCGGCGTCGTGCTCGACGACGTGAGCGTCACGATCGCGCCGGGCGACCTGATCGGCATCGTCGGCCCGTCGGGATCGGGGAAGTCGACGCTGCTCAAGGCGTTGCTTGGTGATCTGGAGCCGACCAGCGGCACCGTGACCCGTCGACCCGACGTGCACGTCGGGCTCGTTCCCCAGGTCGAGCGGATCGACTGGAACTTCCCGGTGACCGTGTCGGAGTGCATCGGCATGGCCCGCGCTCGCGGCCTGCGTACACCGTGGATCACGAAGGCCGAGCGGGGAGAGATCGCCGCCGTGCTCGACCGACTGGGTCTGCACGGTCTCGGCGATCGCCACATACGCGACCTGTCGGGTGGGCAACAGCAGCGCGTGTTCATCGCCCGGGCCGTCTTCTCCGGGGCGAAGGTGCTGTTCCTCGACGAGCCCACGTCAGGTCTCGACGTGACGACGCGCCACGAGGTGCTCCACCTGCTTCGTGACCTCAACGCCGACGGCTTCACGATCGTGCTGTCCACCCACGACCTCAATGGCATAGCGACGCACCTGCCGATCATCGTGTGCCTGAACAAGTCGGTCATCGGCGCCGGTGACCCCGACTCGGTGCTGACGCCCGACGTGCTCGAACGCACCTACGGGTCGCCGATGCAGGTGCTCGAGCACGGAGGCATGCGGGTGGTGGTCGAGACCGGCCCCGAGGCGAGTGTGCTTCCGTTCCGATCCGCCGCCGGCCGATGA
- a CDS encoding metal ABC transporter permease codes for MNWTDLTAPYGYEFFRNGVYVATLAGALCGLVGCYVVLRNMSYIGHGLSHAIFGGYAVAGLIGVNLFLGAGVWGVVTALAIGGIVRRRPIGSDAAIGVVTTASFALGIALVERYGSPGRNADALLFGNILGVESSDVWLVAAVCLVTLAFVGFAYRPLLFTTFDEEVAKATGVNTTLIDVLLMVVLAATVLATMAVMGVTLIAATLVVPAVVARMLTDSFPRMLALATAIGAFSGFAGMNLSYHHDLPSGSTIVLVGTAFFLLAFVGGGRFRARAGSVAHVH; via the coding sequence ATGAACTGGACCGACCTCACCGCGCCGTACGGGTACGAGTTCTTCCGCAACGGCGTGTACGTCGCAACGCTCGCCGGGGCGCTGTGCGGGCTCGTCGGGTGTTACGTCGTGCTCCGCAACATGAGCTACATCGGCCACGGCCTGTCGCACGCCATCTTCGGCGGGTACGCCGTCGCCGGACTGATCGGGGTGAACCTCTTCCTCGGCGCAGGTGTGTGGGGCGTGGTGACAGCGCTCGCCATCGGTGGCATCGTTCGGCGCCGCCCGATCGGGTCCGACGCGGCGATCGGCGTGGTCACCACCGCATCGTTCGCGCTCGGGATCGCGCTCGTCGAGCGGTACGGCTCGCCTGGGCGCAATGCCGACGCGCTGCTGTTCGGCAACATCCTCGGCGTCGAGTCGAGCGACGTCTGGCTGGTCGCCGCCGTCTGTCTCGTCACCCTCGCCTTCGTAGGATTCGCTTACCGGCCGCTGCTGTTCACGACCTTCGACGAGGAGGTGGCGAAGGCGACCGGGGTCAACACGACGCTGATCGACGTGTTGTTGATGGTGGTGCTCGCCGCCACGGTGCTGGCCACCATGGCGGTGATGGGCGTGACGCTCATCGCGGCAACGCTCGTGGTGCCGGCGGTGGTGGCTCGGATGCTCACCGACAGCTTTCCGAGGATGCTTGCTCTCGCCACGGCGATCGGCGCATTCAGCGGCTTCGCCGGCATGAACTTGAGCTATCACCACGATCTGCCGTCGGGCTCGACGATCGTGCTCGTCGGGACCGCGTTCTTCCTGCTGGCCTTCGTGGGCGGCGGCCGGTTCCGCGCTCGGGCCGGGTCCGTCGCCCACGTTCACTGA
- a CDS encoding Fur family transcriptional regulator — MKPEEPKGFDATAWTPEQAEDALRAHGCRVTQPRVAVLRALLESGGTVDAPMLAERAQAHQPGIHEATVYRTVNVLTEVGIATHVHAGHGPALFRLAGDDGVVAVCRDCGAIEPVPPEAVDTLIASTAKANGFVLEPGHFALEGVCAACAA, encoded by the coding sequence ATGAAGCCGGAGGAACCGAAGGGGTTCGATGCAACTGCGTGGACACCCGAGCAGGCCGAGGACGCCCTGCGAGCACATGGCTGCCGGGTGACCCAACCACGCGTGGCCGTGCTGCGAGCGCTGCTCGAATCAGGAGGCACGGTCGACGCTCCGATGCTCGCCGAGCGAGCCCAAGCGCATCAACCCGGAATCCACGAAGCCACCGTCTACCGCACCGTGAACGTGCTGACCGAAGTCGGCATCGCCACGCACGTTCACGCCGGACACGGCCCTGCGCTGTTCCGGCTCGCCGGTGATGACGGGGTGGTTGCGGTGTGTCGTGACTGCGGTGCGATCGAACCGGTGCCGCCCGAAGCGGTCGACACGCTCATCGCGTCGACGGCGAAGGCCAACGGGTTCGTGCTCGAGCCGGGGCACTTCGCGCTGGAGGGGGTCTGCGCGGCATGCGCCGCGTGA
- a CDS encoding PhzF family phenazine biosynthesis protein, whose protein sequence is MQHGFSQVDVFASDGFSGNPLAVIHDADGITTDEMLRITAWTNLSEATFLLPPEHDEADYRVRIFCPGRELPFAGHPTLGTCAAWLAAGGVPKRSGRIVQECGAGLVPIRTDDGSLAFAAPPMTRTGPIDADLLAERLDQLGLTEADVVDAAWIDNGPGWMGILLGSAVDVLAVQLPATTVPGFDVGLIGPHPAGAECALEVRGLFADASGSVREDPVTGSLNASAAQWLIGSGRIEAPYVAAQGTAIGRRGRIHVEHDGDIWIGGQSIIKIQGTITI, encoded by the coding sequence ATGCAGCACGGCTTCAGCCAGGTGGATGTCTTCGCGTCCGACGGGTTCTCGGGCAACCCGTTGGCGGTGATCCACGACGCTGACGGCATCACGACCGACGAGATGCTGCGCATCACGGCGTGGACGAATCTGTCGGAGGCGACGTTCCTGCTTCCTCCCGAACACGACGAGGCCGACTACCGAGTTCGGATCTTCTGCCCGGGCCGGGAGTTGCCGTTCGCCGGGCACCCGACGCTCGGTACGTGCGCTGCCTGGCTCGCCGCCGGTGGCGTCCCGAAGAGGTCGGGCCGAATCGTGCAGGAGTGCGGCGCCGGGCTGGTGCCGATCCGCACCGACGACGGCTCGCTCGCATTCGCCGCGCCGCCGATGACCCGAACCGGTCCGATCGATGCCGATCTGCTCGCCGAGCGTCTCGACCAACTCGGTCTCACCGAAGCTGACGTCGTCGATGCCGCATGGATCGACAACGGCCCCGGCTGGATGGGCATCTTGCTCGGTTCAGCCGTTGACGTGCTCGCCGTGCAGCTTCCGGCGACGACGGTCCCCGGATTCGACGTGGGGCTGATCGGCCCGCACCCGGCGGGCGCCGAATGTGCCCTGGAGGTTCGAGGCCTGTTCGCCGACGCGTCGGGCAGCGTTCGCGAAGACCCGGTCACCGGCAGCCTCAATGCGTCGGCCGCACAGTGGCTGATCGGGTCGGGCCGCATCGAGGCGCCGTACGTTGCTGCACAAGGCACGGCCATCGGTCGCCGCGGCCGCATCCATGTCGAACACGACGGCGACATCTGGATCGGCGGCCAGTCCATAATCAAGATCCAAGGCACCATCACCATCTGA
- a CDS encoding LLM class F420-dependent oxidoreductase → MKVDGNIGLDLNKVAESAQEVEAAGYTGAWTAETAHDPFLPLLLAAEHTTTLELGTSIAVAFARSPMTLANTAWDLQAYSKGRFNLGLGSQIKPHIEKRFSMEWSKPAARMREFVLAMRAIWNTWETGEKLDFRGEFYKHTLMTPFFTPDKNELEGFGPPKVFLAGVGPLMTEVAGEVCDGFLCHGFTTEKFLREVTIPALARGREKAGKTMEGFEIMGPSFVVTGTTDEEMEKAAAGTRQQIAFYGSTPAYKGVLELHGWGGLQEELNALSKQGEWVKMGTLIDDEILNTFAVVGEPEQIAPELSRRYGDVIQRISFYAPYASDPERWGAVMSALQSA, encoded by the coding sequence ATGAAGGTTGACGGCAACATCGGTCTGGATCTCAACAAGGTGGCGGAGTCCGCACAGGAGGTCGAAGCCGCCGGCTACACCGGCGCCTGGACCGCCGAGACGGCGCACGACCCGTTCCTCCCACTCCTGCTCGCCGCCGAGCACACCACCACGCTCGAACTCGGCACGTCGATCGCCGTGGCCTTCGCCCGCTCGCCGATGACGCTCGCCAACACCGCCTGGGACCTGCAGGCCTACTCCAAGGGTCGCTTCAACCTCGGGCTCGGCAGCCAGATCAAGCCGCACATCGAGAAGCGCTTCTCGATGGAATGGTCGAAGCCCGCTGCTCGCATGCGCGAGTTCGTCCTCGCCATGCGCGCCATCTGGAACACCTGGGAGACCGGCGAGAAGCTCGACTTCCGCGGCGAGTTCTACAAGCACACGCTGATGACCCCGTTCTTCACGCCCGACAAGAACGAACTCGAAGGCTTCGGCCCGCCCAAGGTGTTCCTGGCCGGCGTCGGCCCCCTGATGACCGAAGTCGCCGGCGAAGTCTGCGACGGCTTTCTCTGCCACGGCTTCACCACCGAGAAGTTCCTGCGCGAAGTCACCATCCCCGCCCTCGCTCGCGGCCGCGAGAAGGCCGGCAAGACCATGGAGGGCTTCGAGATCATGGGCCCGTCATTCGTCGTCACCGGCACCACCGACGAAGAGATGGAGAAGGCGGCCGCCGGCACTCGCCAGCAGATCGCGTTCTACGGCTCGACGCCCGCCTACAAGGGCGTGCTCGAACTCCACGGCTGGGGCGGCCTGCAGGAAGAACTCAACGCCCTGTCCAAGCAAGGCGAATGGGTCAAGATGGGCACGCTCATCGACGACGAGATCCTCAACACGTTCGCCGTGGTCGGCGAACCCGAGCAGATCGCACCCGAACTGTCGCGACGCTACGGCGACGTCATCCAGCGGATCAGCTTCTACGCCCCCTACGCCAGCGATCCCGAGCGCTGGGGTGCGGTCATGTCCGCCCTCCAATCCGCCTGA
- a CDS encoding proteasome assembly chaperone family protein, with translation MTGSDDANHSDEPTFDGGSPQRGDETDRDLGIERLVSEPMLHEPVLVVMLQGWIDAAGSAAVAADALGTACDVSPIIRFDDDMYVDFRARRPIMELRDGINTDLTWSSIELRAGRSESGRDVLLLTGPEPDMAWRRFSRAMSALATEFGVTQMVSFGSYPFAAPHTRSPRLSVSSPSTEVLAKVSFARSSVDVPAGMAAMLEHAMHAEKIPALGIWVQVPHYISAMEYPAASVALLEGFAEVTGIEIDDTDLRNDVADQRKRLDRMVGDNPEHESMLTQLEQIFDTAVEQEREAAANGDTDLEPVSGDELAAEIQAFLRDQK, from the coding sequence ATGACTGGTTCTGACGACGCGAATCACAGCGACGAGCCGACCTTCGACGGCGGCTCCCCCCAGCGCGGCGACGAGACCGACCGCGACCTCGGCATCGAACGCCTCGTGTCCGAACCCATGCTCCACGAACCGGTGCTCGTCGTCATGTTGCAAGGCTGGATCGACGCCGCCGGATCCGCCGCCGTCGCTGCCGACGCGCTCGGCACCGCCTGCGACGTGTCGCCGATCATCCGCTTCGACGACGACATGTACGTCGACTTCCGCGCCCGCCGCCCCATCATGGAACTGCGCGACGGCATCAACACCGACCTCACCTGGTCGTCGATCGAACTCCGGGCCGGTCGCTCCGAGAGCGGCCGCGACGTCCTCCTCCTCACCGGCCCCGAACCCGACATGGCCTGGCGGCGGTTCAGTCGCGCGATGTCGGCGCTCGCCACCGAGTTCGGCGTCACCCAGATGGTCTCCTTCGGGTCGTATCCCTTCGCCGCACCGCACACCCGCAGCCCGCGGCTCTCCGTGTCGTCACCGTCGACCGAGGTGCTCGCCAAGGTCAGCTTCGCCCGCAGCTCCGTCGACGTGCCCGCCGGGATGGCAGCCATGCTCGAACATGCCATGCATGCCGAGAAGATCCCGGCGCTCGGCATCTGGGTCCAGGTCCCGCACTACATCTCGGCGATGGAGTACCCCGCCGCGTCGGTCGCGCTGCTCGAGGGATTCGCCGAGGTCACGGGCATCGAGATCGACGACACCGATCTCCGCAACGATGTCGCTGACCAGCGCAAACGTCTCGATCGAATGGTCGGTGACAACCCCGAACACGAGAGCATGCTCACTCAACTCGAGCAGATCTTCGACACCGCCGTCGAACAGGAACGCGAGGCGGCAGCCAACGGCGACACCGATCTCGAACCGGTGTCGGGCGACGAACTCGCCGCCGAGATCCAAGCCTTCCTCCGCGACCAGAAGTAG
- a CDS encoding tetratricopeptide repeat protein produces MTAIDVTDATFETDVLEKSNEVPVVVDLWAEWCGPCKTLGPILEKVIDATDGKVVLAKIDVDANPALNQAFKVQSIPAVYAMKNGAVVDGFMGAYPESAVQEFVDKLLPSQEEVAVSELLAAGDEGSLRLALSMEPANEDVIVALGELLVANGQNDEALELLSRIPESERTRHVAASARIGEVPDDDHDATLTALLDSVKTDDEARQKFVDILELMGPEDPRTADYRRQLTLRLY; encoded by the coding sequence ATGACCGCAATCGACGTGACCGACGCAACCTTCGAAACCGATGTGCTCGAGAAGTCGAACGAGGTGCCCGTCGTGGTCGACCTCTGGGCTGAGTGGTGTGGGCCGTGCAAGACGCTCGGTCCGATCCTCGAGAAGGTGATCGACGCCACCGACGGCAAGGTCGTGCTCGCCAAGATCGACGTCGACGCCAACCCGGCGCTCAACCAGGCGTTCAAGGTGCAGTCGATCCCCGCCGTGTACGCGATGAAGAACGGCGCCGTGGTCGACGGGTTCATGGGCGCCTACCCCGAGAGTGCCGTGCAGGAGTTCGTCGACAAGCTGCTGCCGTCGCAGGAGGAGGTCGCCGTGAGTGAGCTGCTGGCCGCCGGCGACGAGGGCAGCCTGCGTCTGGCATTGTCGATGGAGCCTGCGAACGAAGACGTGATCGTGGCCCTCGGCGAACTGCTCGTGGCCAACGGCCAGAACGACGAGGCACTCGAACTGCTGAGCCGTATCCCCGAGTCGGAACGGACGCGCCACGTGGCAGCGTCGGCTCGTATCGGCGAGGTGCCCGACGACGACCACGATGCAACGCTGACGGCGCTGCTCGACTCGGTGAAGACCGACGACGAGGCTCGCCAGAAGTTCGTCGACATCCTCGAGCTGATGGGTCCCGAGGACCCGCGCACTGCCGATTACCGCCGCCAGCTCACACTCCGTCTCTACTGA
- a CDS encoding helix-hairpin-helix domain-containing protein: MEDVPRPIAAPSLVERARDWLNWFGVARLVTSAIATLIVCAGGWWLVRTPTPPTESSLPAATSARSVADTLPPPTAEVAVAESTSPVAVVVHVAGAVERPGVYELDAGSRVEAAIAAAGGASPEADLGALNLAAVVIDGTQIYVPEPGEVPPVAVSVGAEALSGEEAAVGPIDVNRATAAQLETLPGVGPATAAAIITERERNGPFVSVDDLERVPGIGPAKLAGFADQVVT, translated from the coding sequence GTGGAGGATGTTCCACGACCGATTGCGGCGCCGTCGCTCGTCGAGCGAGCCCGTGATTGGCTGAACTGGTTCGGCGTGGCCCGGCTGGTCACGTCGGCGATCGCCACGCTGATCGTGTGCGCGGGCGGCTGGTGGCTGGTACGAACGCCCACGCCGCCGACCGAATCCTCGCTTCCCGCGGCCACCAGTGCCCGTTCGGTGGCCGACACCCTTCCGCCGCCGACCGCCGAGGTAGCAGTGGCCGAGTCGACGTCCCCGGTGGCGGTGGTCGTCCACGTCGCAGGAGCGGTCGAACGTCCGGGTGTCTACGAACTCGACGCCGGGAGTCGAGTCGAGGCGGCGATCGCGGCAGCGGGCGGCGCGTCGCCCGAGGCCGATCTCGGCGCGCTCAACCTCGCTGCTGTGGTGATCGACGGGACGCAGATCTACGTGCCCGAGCCTGGCGAGGTGCCACCGGTCGCGGTATCGGTGGGCGCCGAGGCGCTCTCGGGTGAGGAGGCGGCGGTGGGCCCGATCGATGTCAACCGAGCCACGGCAGCGCAACTCGAGACGCTGCCCGGGGTCGGTCCGGCGACGGCGGCGGCGATCATCACCGAACGCGAGCGCAACGGACCGTTCGTGTCGGTCGACGACCTCGAACGGGTACCGGGGATCGGGCCGGCCAAGCTCGCCGGGTTCGCCGATCAGGTGGTGACGTGA